In Longimicrobiaceae bacterium, a single window of DNA contains:
- the rpiA gene encoding ribose-5-phosphate isomerase RpiA, whose product MRENLHSDGTDVETSGTEALKRAAAERAAEWIADGMTVGLGTGSTVKHLLDVIAERRAAGEWAGIVGVPTSEDTAERSRRLGIPLATLAERPRLDVTIDGADEVDPGLRLIKGLGAALLREKVVASVSARLVIVADETKVVERLGTRAPVPVEVDPFAAAVLPDFFRSLGAEPTLRRKNGETVVTDGGHWIYDCRFPGGIDDPEALEVALNNRPGVVENGLFLGMASAVVIAGAGGVQVRERGAA is encoded by the coding sequence GTGCGGGAGAACCTACACAGCGACGGTACGGACGTGGAGACGAGCGGGACGGAAGCGCTGAAGCGCGCGGCGGCCGAGCGTGCGGCGGAGTGGATCGCCGATGGGATGACGGTGGGCCTGGGCACCGGATCCACCGTGAAGCACCTGCTGGACGTGATCGCCGAGCGGCGCGCGGCGGGCGAGTGGGCCGGCATCGTGGGCGTTCCCACCAGCGAGGACACGGCCGAGCGGTCGCGGCGCCTGGGCATCCCGCTCGCCACGCTCGCCGAGCGCCCCCGCCTGGACGTGACCATCGACGGGGCCGACGAGGTGGATCCCGGGCTGCGGCTCATCAAAGGCTTGGGGGCGGCGCTGCTGCGCGAGAAGGTGGTCGCCAGCGTCTCCGCGCGCCTGGTGATCGTGGCGGATGAGACCAAGGTCGTCGAGCGCCTCGGCACGCGGGCGCCCGTGCCGGTGGAGGTGGACCCGTTCGCGGCGGCGGTGCTGCCGGACTTCTTCCGTTCGCTGGGCGCGGAGCCGACGCTGCGGAGGAAGAACGGGGAGACGGTGGTGACGGACGGGGGGCACTGGATCTACGACTGCCGGTTCCCGGGCGGCATCGACGACCCAGAAGCGCTGGAGGTGGCGTTGAACAACCGGCCGGGCGTGGTCGAAAACGGGCTCTTCCTGGGCATGGCGAGCGCGGTGGTGATCGCGGGCGCCGGCGGCGTGCAGGTGCGCGAGCGAGGTGCGGCGTGA
- the rpe gene encoding ribulose-phosphate 3-epimerase produces the protein MSAVKIAPSILSADFTRLGEQIREAEEGGADWIHVDVMDGRFVPNITIGPLIAAAARRSTTLPIDVHLMIREPERYVAAFADAGADYITVHVEASPHLHRTVQQIRERGAKAGVTLNPATPVEAIAEVLPYVDLVLVMSVNPGFGGQSYIPTSTAKIARIRRMLLELGRTDVELEVDGGVAPDTIAAVAGAGASVVVAGSAVYNAKATVAENIRRLREAAGRA, from the coding sequence GTGAGCGCGGTGAAGATCGCCCCGTCCATCCTTTCCGCTGATTTCACGCGGCTGGGGGAGCAGATCCGGGAAGCGGAGGAGGGCGGCGCGGACTGGATCCACGTGGACGTGATGGACGGGCGCTTCGTGCCCAACATCACCATCGGGCCGCTGATCGCCGCCGCGGCAAGGCGGTCGACGACGCTGCCCATCGACGTGCACCTGATGATCCGCGAGCCGGAGCGCTACGTGGCGGCCTTCGCGGACGCGGGGGCGGACTACATTACCGTGCACGTGGAAGCGTCGCCGCACCTCCACCGCACCGTGCAGCAGATCCGCGAGCGGGGGGCGAAGGCGGGCGTCACGCTCAACCCCGCGACGCCGGTGGAGGCCATCGCCGAGGTGCTGCCGTACGTGGACCTGGTGCTGGTGATGTCGGTGAATCCCGGCTTCGGCGGGCAGTCTTACATCCCCACCAGCACGGCGAAGATCGCCCGGATCCGGCGAATGCTCCTGGAGCTGGGGCGCACGGACGTGGAGCTGGAGGTGGACGGCGGCGTCGCTCCCGACACCATCGCTGCCGTAGCCGGAGCCGGAGCGTCGGTGGTGGTCGCCGGCTCGGCCGTGTACAACGCGAAGGCGACCGTGGCGGAGAACATCCGGCGGCTGCGGGAAGCGGCAGGGCGCGCATAG